The Rhizobium sp. BT03 genome has a window encoding:
- the ubiG gene encoding bifunctional 2-polyprenyl-6-hydroxyphenol methylase/3-demethylubiquinol 3-O-methyltransferase UbiG codes for MTEGARSTIDQGEVDRFSAMAAEWWSPTGKFRPLHKFNPVRLAYIRDKACENFGRDPKSARPLDGLRVLDIGCGGGLLSEPVARMGASVTGADPSEKNIGIASTHAKASGVSVDYRAATAEELADAGETFDIVLNMEVVEHVADVEFFMTTCAKMVRPGGLIFVATINRTMKAAALAIFAAENILRWLPRGTHQYEKLVRPEELEKPLAASGLEITDRTGVFFNPLSNQWNLSKDMDVNYMLVAKRGV; via the coding sequence ATGACGGAAGGCGCCAGAAGCACGATCGACCAGGGCGAAGTGGACCGCTTCTCGGCGATGGCGGCGGAATGGTGGAGCCCGACCGGCAAGTTCCGGCCGCTGCACAAGTTCAATCCCGTCCGCCTCGCCTATATAAGAGACAAGGCCTGCGAGAATTTCGGTCGTGATCCGAAGAGCGCCCGCCCGCTGGACGGTCTCCGCGTCCTCGATATCGGCTGCGGCGGCGGTCTGTTGTCCGAACCCGTCGCCCGCATGGGCGCTTCCGTCACCGGCGCCGATCCGTCCGAAAAGAATATCGGCATCGCCTCGACCCATGCCAAGGCCTCCGGCGTTTCGGTCGACTACCGCGCCGCCACCGCCGAGGAACTGGCGGACGCCGGCGAAACCTTCGACATCGTCCTGAACATGGAAGTGGTCGAACACGTCGCCGACGTCGAGTTCTTCATGACGACCTGCGCGAAAATGGTCCGCCCCGGCGGCCTGATCTTCGTCGCCACCATCAACCGCACGATGAAGGCGGCAGCGCTTGCCATCTTCGCTGCCGAAAACATTCTGCGCTGGCTGCCGCGCGGCACCCATCAGTATGAAAAACTGGTGCGTCCGGAAGAGCTGGAAAAGCCATTGGCGGCAAGCGGCCTCGAAATCACCGACCGCACCGGCGTCTTCTTCAATCCGCTGTCGAACCAGTGGAACCTGTCCAAGGATATGGACGTCAATTACATGCTGGTGGCCAAGCGCGGGGTGTAG
- a CDS encoding aspartate kinase: MARIVMKFGGTSVADLDRIKNVARHVKREVDAGHEVAVVVSAMSGKTNELVGWVQGMPKVIGANSPFYDAREYDAVVASGEQVTSGLLAIALQAMDINARSWQGWQIPICTDNAHGAARIMEIDGSDIVKRMGEGQVAVIAGFQGLGPDNRLATLGRGGSDTSAVAIAAAVKADRCDIYTDVDGVYTTDPRIVPKARRLKKIAFEEMLEMASLGAKVLQVRSVELAMVHKVRTFVRSSFEDPDAPGMGDLLNPPGTLICDEDEIVEQEVVTGIAYAKDEAQISLRRLADRPGVSAAIFGPLAESHINVDMIVQNISEDGSKTDMTFTVPSGDVEKAIKVLSDHKEKIGYDVVQNESGLVKVSVIGIGMRSHAGVAATAFRALAEKGINIKAITTSEIKISILIDGPYAELAVRTLHSCYGLDKN, from the coding sequence ATGGCACGCATCGTAATGAAATTCGGCGGCACGTCCGTCGCTGACCTGGACCGCATCAAGAATGTCGCCCGCCATGTGAAACGCGAAGTCGACGCCGGCCACGAGGTGGCGGTGGTGGTCTCGGCCATGTCCGGCAAGACCAATGAGCTGGTCGGCTGGGTGCAGGGCATGCCGAAGGTGATCGGCGCCAATTCGCCGTTTTACGATGCGCGGGAATATGATGCGGTGGTCGCCTCCGGCGAGCAGGTCACCTCGGGGCTGCTGGCGATCGCCTTGCAGGCGATGGACATCAATGCGCGCTCCTGGCAGGGCTGGCAGATCCCGATCTGCACCGATAATGCGCACGGCGCGGCGCGGATCATGGAGATCGACGGTTCCGACATCGTCAAGCGGATGGGCGAGGGGCAGGTTGCCGTCATCGCCGGCTTCCAGGGACTGGGACCCGACAACCGGCTCGCGACGCTTGGCCGCGGCGGATCGGACACCTCGGCCGTCGCGATCGCGGCGGCTGTCAAGGCGGATCGCTGCGATATCTATACAGATGTCGACGGCGTCTACACAACCGATCCGCGCATCGTGCCGAAGGCGCGCAGATTGAAAAAGATCGCCTTCGAGGAAATGCTCGAAATGGCCTCGCTCGGCGCCAAGGTGCTGCAGGTGCGCTCGGTCGAGCTGGCCATGGTGCACAAGGTGCGCACCTTCGTGCGCTCGTCTTTCGAAGATCCCGATGCTCCGGGCATGGGCGATCTGCTAAACCCGCCCGGAACGCTGATTTGTGACGAGGATGAAATCGTGGAACAGGAAGTAGTCACCGGCATCGCCTATGCCAAGGATGAGGCTCAGATCTCGCTTCGCCGTCTTGCCGACCGGCCGGGCGTCTCCGCGGCGATCTTCGGGCCGCTCGCCGAATCCCATATCAATGTCGACATGATCGTCCAGAATATCTCCGAGGACGGGTCGAAGACCGACATGACCTTCACGGTGCCATCGGGCGACGTCGAGAAGGCGATCAAGGTGCTTAGCGACCATAAGGAGAAGATCGGCTACGATGTCGTGCAGAACGAATCGGGGCTGGTGAAAGTCTCGGTCATCGGCATCGGCATGCGCAGTCACGCCGGCGTTGCTGCTACCGCATTTCGTGCACTTGCCGAAAAAGGCATCAACATCAAGGCGATCACGACCTCCGAGATCAAGATTTCCATCCTGATCGACGGTCCTTATGCAGAACTCGCTGTCAGGACTTTGCATTCCTGCTACGGTCTGGATAAGAATTGA
- the ptsP gene encoding phosphoenolpyruvate--protein phosphotransferase: MRDLSGGPRVLLRRLRELMAEPLEPQDRLDRIVRQIAGNMVAEVCSVYVLRADGVLELYATEGLNREAVHLAQLKMGQGLVGTIAASAQPLNLSDAQSHPAFRYLPETGEEIYHSFLGVPILRTGRSLGVLVVQNKASRNYREEEVEALETTAMVLAEMIATGELKKITKPGLELDLTRSVTVDGDTYNDGIGLGYVVLHEPRIVVTNLLNEDAEKEIRRLAEAMGSLRISIDDMLSRRDVSMEGEHREVLETYRMFAHDQGWVRKLEEAIRNGLTAEAAVEKVQSDTKARMMRLTDPYLRERMHDFEDLANRLLRQLTGYTGRTTAEGFPNDAVILARAMGAAELLDYPRANVRGLVLEEGAVTSHVVIVARAMGIPVIGQAAGVVALAENGDAVIIDADEGHVHLRPMADHRRSYEEKVRFRARRQEQFRALRAVEPVTKDGQRIALMMNAGLLVDLPQLSESGAEGIGLFRTELQFMIASTMPKAEEQEQFYRNVIKQAAGRTVTFRTLDIGGDKVVPYFRGHEEENPALGWRAIRLSLDRPGLLRTQLRALLKASADTELKLMVPMVTEVSELKIVRELLQKEVQHLSRFGHGLPRKLQFGAMLEVPALLWQLDELMEAVDFVSVGSNDLFQFSMAVDRGNARVSDRFDPLGKPFLRILRDIVRGADRNKTPVTLCGELASKPISAMALLGIGFRSISMSPASIGPVKAMLLGLDVGALATAMNEVLDDVHAVVPMREVLARFAESHNIPL, encoded by the coding sequence ATGAGAGACCTTTCCGGCGGTCCGCGCGTGCTGCTCAGGCGGCTGCGCGAGTTGATGGCGGAGCCGCTGGAGCCGCAGGATCGTCTTGACCGGATCGTCCGCCAGATCGCCGGCAACATGGTGGCCGAGGTCTGCTCCGTTTACGTGCTGCGCGCCGACGGCGTGCTCGAACTCTATGCGACCGAAGGCCTCAACCGCGAGGCCGTGCACCTGGCGCAACTGAAGATGGGTCAGGGCCTGGTCGGCACGATCGCCGCTTCGGCGCAGCCGCTGAACCTTTCCGATGCGCAATCGCATCCTGCTTTCCGCTACCTGCCGGAAACGGGCGAAGAAATCTACCATTCCTTCCTCGGCGTGCCGATCCTCAGGACCGGGCGTTCGCTTGGCGTTCTGGTCGTGCAGAACAAGGCGAGCCGCAACTATCGCGAAGAAGAGGTGGAAGCGCTCGAGACGACGGCGATGGTGCTAGCCGAGATGATCGCCACCGGCGAGCTGAAGAAGATCACCAAGCCGGGCCTCGAACTCGACTTGACGCGCTCGGTGACCGTCGACGGCGACACCTATAATGACGGCATCGGTCTCGGTTACGTCGTGCTGCACGAGCCGCGCATCGTCGTCACCAATCTGCTGAACGAAGATGCGGAGAAGGAAATCCGGCGGCTGGCCGAAGCCATGGGCTCGCTCAGGATCTCGATCGACGACATGCTGTCGCGCCGCGACGTGTCGATGGAGGGCGAGCACCGCGAGGTACTCGAAACCTATCGCATGTTCGCGCATGACCAGGGCTGGGTGCGCAAGCTCGAGGAGGCGATCCGCAACGGCCTGACGGCGGAAGCGGCGGTCGAGAAGGTGCAGAGCGACACCAAGGCGCGGATGATGCGGTTGACCGACCCCTATCTGCGCGAACGCATGCATGATTTCGAGGATCTGGCGAACCGGCTGCTCAGACAATTGACCGGGTATACCGGGCGGACGACCGCCGAAGGTTTCCCCAATGACGCGGTCATCCTGGCGCGCGCCATGGGGGCTGCCGAGCTGCTCGACTATCCGCGTGCCAATGTGCGCGGGCTGGTGCTGGAAGAAGGCGCGGTGACGAGCCATGTGGTGATCGTCGCGCGCGCCATGGGCATTCCAGTCATCGGCCAGGCGGCCGGTGTCGTCGCGCTCGCCGAGAACGGCGATGCCGTGATCATCGATGCCGACGAGGGGCATGTGCATCTGCGGCCGATGGCCGATCATCGGCGTTCCTACGAGGAAAAGGTTCGCTTCCGCGCCAGGCGGCAGGAACAGTTCCGGGCGCTGCGCGCCGTCGAGCCGGTGACCAAGGATGGACAGCGGATCGCACTGATGATGAATGCGGGGCTGCTGGTCGACCTGCCGCAGCTTTCGGAATCGGGTGCCGAGGGCATCGGCCTGTTCCGCACCGAACTGCAGTTCATGATCGCCTCCACCATGCCGAAGGCGGAGGAGCAGGAGCAGTTCTATCGCAATGTGATAAAGCAGGCGGCGGGCCGTACCGTCACCTTCCGCACGCTCGATATCGGCGGCGACAAGGTCGTACCCTATTTTCGCGGCCATGAGGAAGAAAATCCCGCACTCGGCTGGCGCGCCATCCGGCTGTCCCTCGACCGGCCGGGACTGTTGCGCACCCAGCTGCGCGCCCTGCTGAAGGCATCGGCCGATACCGAGCTGAAGCTGATGGTGCCGATGGTGACCGAGGTTTCCGAGCTGAAGATTGTGCGCGAGCTGCTGCAGAAGGAAGTGCAGCATCTCTCGCGCTTCGGCCACGGGCTGCCGCGCAAGCTGCAATTCGGCGCGATGCTGGAAGTGCCTGCCCTGCTCTGGCAGCTCGATGAACTGATGGAGGCGGTCGATTTCGTCTCGGTCGGTTCGAACGACCTTTTCCAGTTCTCGATGGCGGTCGATCGCGGCAATGCGCGGGTTTCGGACCGGTTCGACCCGCTCGGCAAACCGTTTTTGCGCATCCTGCGCGATATCGTGCGCGGCGCCGACCGGAACAAGACGCCGGTGACGCTCTGCGGCGAACTCGCCAGCAAACCCATCTCGGCGATGGCGCTGCTCGGTATCGGTTTCCGCTCGATCTCGATGTCGCCGGCCTCGATCGGGCCGGTGAAGGCGATGCTGCTCGGGCTCGATGTCGGGGCGCTGGCAACGGCGATGAACGAGGTGCTGGACGATGTCCACGCCGTGGTGCCGATGCGCGAGGTGCTTGCCCGCTTCGCCGAGAGCCACAATATTCCCCTTTAG
- the prfA gene encoding peptide chain release factor 1: MAKLPVEKMRELERRFGEIEARMSAGPAADVYVKLASEYSELQPVVTKIRAYEKANAELADLETLLEDKTVDREMRDLAELELPEVKEQIEALEQEMQILLLPKDAADEKSAILEIRAGTGGSEAALFAGDLFRMYERFAAEKGWKVEVLSASEGEAGGYKEIIATITGRGVFAKLKFESGVHRVQRVPETEAGGRIHTSAATVAVLPEAEEIDIEIRPEDIRIDTMRSSGAGGQHVNTTDSAVRITHLPSGIVVTSSEKSQHQNRAKAMQVLRSRLYDAERQRADSERSADRKSQVGSGDRSERIRTYNFPQGRITDHRINLTLYKLDRMMEGEIEEVVDALMADYQASQLAQLGEQQ; this comes from the coding sequence GTGGCGAAGCTTCCCGTTGAAAAGATGCGTGAGCTGGAACGCCGTTTCGGCGAGATCGAGGCGCGCATGTCGGCCGGCCCGGCCGCCGACGTCTATGTGAAGCTCGCATCCGAATATTCCGAGCTGCAGCCCGTCGTGACGAAGATCCGCGCCTATGAGAAGGCGAACGCCGAGCTTGCCGATCTCGAAACGCTGCTCGAGGACAAGACGGTCGACCGCGAGATGCGCGACCTCGCCGAGCTGGAGCTGCCCGAGGTGAAAGAGCAGATCGAGGCGCTCGAGCAGGAGATGCAGATCCTGCTTCTGCCGAAGGACGCAGCCGACGAAAAGAGCGCGATCCTCGAAATCCGCGCCGGCACGGGTGGATCGGAAGCGGCCCTTTTTGCCGGCGACCTCTTTCGCATGTATGAGCGGTTCGCGGCGGAGAAAGGCTGGAAGGTGGAAGTGCTCTCGGCAAGCGAGGGCGAAGCCGGCGGCTACAAGGAAATCATCGCGACGATCACCGGCAGGGGCGTCTTCGCCAAGCTGAAATTCGAATCCGGCGTGCATCGCGTGCAGCGTGTGCCCGAGACCGAGGCGGGCGGGCGCATCCATACGTCGGCTGCAACGGTGGCGGTGCTGCCGGAGGCCGAGGAGATCGACATCGAGATCCGGCCAGAGGATATCCGCATCGACACGATGCGCTCTTCGGGTGCCGGCGGCCAGCACGTCAATACGACGGACTCGGCGGTGCGCATCACCCATCTGCCGAGCGGCATCGTCGTCACCAGCTCGGAAAAATCGCAGCACCAGAACCGCGCCAAGGCGATGCAGGTGCTGCGCTCCAGGCTCTACGACGCCGAGCGGCAGAGGGCCGACAGCGAGCGCTCGGCCGACCGCAAGAGCCAGGTCGGTTCCGGCGACCGCTCGGAACGCATCCGCACCTATAATTTCCCGCAGGGGCGCATCACCGATCATCGCATCAATCTGACGCTCTACAAGCTCGATCGGATGATGGAAGGCGAGATCGAGGAGGTCGTGGATGCGCTGATGGCCGATTACCAGGCAAGCCAGCTGGCGCAGCTTGGCGAACAGCAATGA
- the prmC gene encoding peptide chain release factor N(5)-glutamine methyltransferase — MRPTVADTLAEARRRFTEAGIVDPATDARLLVAGLLKLSSTELLTRSAERLSPEQADVVSEAFERRLGHEPVHRILGEREFYGLPLRLSAETLEPRPDTEILVDTVLACLKDLAKAQGHLHILDMGTGTGAICLALLSECPDASGVGSDISADALRTARSNAESNGLQDRFQAVQSRWFESIQGSFHAIVSNPPYIASNVIHDLAPEVTKFDPVAALDGGPDGLDAYRAIAKDAARFMRPDGVVGLEIGYDQRNDVTAIFEAKGFKCLKSVKDYGQNDRVLVFALA; from the coding sequence ATGAGGCCGACGGTCGCCGATACGCTTGCCGAAGCGCGCCGCCGCTTTACCGAAGCTGGTATCGTCGACCCGGCGACCGATGCACGGCTGCTTGTCGCGGGCCTTCTGAAACTATCGTCGACCGAGCTGTTGACGCGATCGGCCGAGAGACTTTCGCCTGAGCAGGCCGATGTGGTGTCCGAGGCATTCGAGCGGCGGCTCGGCCATGAGCCGGTGCATCGCATTCTCGGCGAGCGGGAGTTCTACGGCCTGCCGCTTCGGCTGTCGGCGGAAACGCTGGAGCCGCGGCCGGATACGGAAATCCTGGTTGATACGGTGCTTGCCTGTCTCAAGGACCTTGCAAAGGCGCAAGGCCATCTCCATATCCTTGACATGGGAACCGGGACCGGGGCGATATGCCTTGCGCTGTTGAGCGAATGTCCTGATGCGTCGGGTGTCGGCAGCGACATATCGGCGGATGCACTTCGCACAGCAAGATCGAATGCGGAAAGCAACGGGTTGCAGGATCGTTTTCAGGCCGTACAGTCGAGATGGTTCGAGAGCATCCAGGGTTCGTTTCACGCGATTGTCTCAAATCCGCCCTATATTGCTTCCAATGTCATTCACGATCTTGCTCCCGAAGTGACGAAATTTGATCCGGTCGCGGCACTGGATGGCGGTCCGGATGGGCTTGACGCCTACCGCGCCATCGCCAAGGATGCGGCAAGGTTCATGAGGCCCGATGGGGTCGTCGGGCTGGAAATCGGTTACGATCAGCGGAACGATGTGACGGCGATCTTCGAAGCGAAAGGCTTCAAGTGCCTCAAATCCGTAAAAGATTATGGTCAGAACGATAGGGTGCTCGTGTTCGCGCTCGCGTGA
- a CDS encoding DUF4167 domain-containing protein translates to MRPGQQNKRGRGRGNNNNGGGGGNNNNNNFNRKGGNPLTRTYDSSGPDVKIRGTAQHIAEKYAQLARDAQSSGDRVIAENYLQHAEHYNRIIASAQAQMQERFQRDDRGEYNDAADRDGDEIDNNDNDGDDVVVVQPPQNRQHQPRPRPESQPQPQPAPAQTPVAPQAEVIDGTGPQPEIEGIPAEVAMDEEGSGGQPRERQPRRRSTGSRPRRPRRGAEGEAAGEGEGASSEAPVLADAASE, encoded by the coding sequence ATGAGGCCAGGACAGCAGAACAAGCGCGGTCGAGGGCGTGGCAATAATAACAACGGCGGCGGCGGCGGAAATAACAATAACAACAATTTCAACCGCAAGGGCGGCAATCCGCTGACCCGAACCTATGACAGCTCCGGCCCCGATGTGAAGATTCGCGGCACTGCCCAGCATATCGCCGAAAAATACGCGCAGCTCGCCCGCGACGCTCAAAGCTCCGGCGACCGCGTGATTGCCGAGAATTATCTCCAGCACGCCGAACACTACAATCGCATCATTGCCAGCGCCCAGGCGCAGATGCAGGAGCGTTTCCAGCGCGACGATCGCGGCGAATACAATGACGCCGCAGACCGCGACGGCGACGAGATCGATAACAACGACAATGACGGTGATGATGTCGTCGTCGTCCAGCCGCCGCAGAACAGGCAGCATCAGCCGCGGCCGCGACCTGAGTCGCAGCCCCAGCCTCAGCCGGCTCCTGCCCAGACGCCGGTGGCGCCCCAGGCCGAGGTCATCGACGGAACCGGCCCGCAGCCGGAGATCGAAGGCATTCCGGCCGAAGTCGCCATGGACGAGGAAGGTTCCGGCGGTCAGCCGCGCGAACGCCAGCCCCGCCGCCGCAGCACCGGCAGCCGTCCCCGTCGCCCGCGTCGCGGCGCAGAAGGGGAAGCCGCCGGCGAAGGCGAAGGTGCTTCTTCCGAAGCGCCCGTGCTGGCGGACGCAGCATCGGAATGA
- the clpB gene encoding ATP-dependent chaperone ClpB yields the protein MNIEKYSERVRGFIQSAQTYALAQGHQQFTPEHVLKVLLDDDQGMAASLIERAGGDAKAARLANDAALAKLPKISGGNGNIYLAQPLAKVLSTAEEAAKKAGDSFVTVERLLQALAIESSASTFSTLKNSGVTAQGLNQVINDIRKGRTADSSNAEQGFDSLKKFARDLTAEAREGKLDPVIGRDDEIRRTIQVLSRRTKNNPVLIGEPGVGKTAIVEGLALRIVNGDVPESLKDKKLMALDMGALIAGAKYRGEFEERLKAVLNEVQAENGEIILFIDEMHTLVGAGKADGAMDASNLLKPALARGELHCVGATTLDEYRKHVEKDPALARRFQPVVVEEPTVEDTISILRGLKEKYEQHHKVRIADAALVAAATLSNRYITDRFLPDKAIDLMDEAAARLRMQVDSKPEELDELDRRIIQLKIEREALKKETDVASADRLKRLETELTGLEEEADALTARWQAEKQKLGLAADLKKQLDDARNELAIAQRKGEFQRAGELTYGVIPDLEKQLVDAEKQDGERGAMVQEVVSPDNIAHVVSRWTGIPVDRMLEGERDKLLRMEDELAKSVIGQGDAVQAVSRAVRRARAGLQDPNRPIGSFIFLGPTGVGKTELTKALARFLFDDETAMVRMDMSEYMEKHSVARLIGAPPGYVGYDEGGALTEAVRRRPYQVVLFDEIEKAHPDVFNILLQVLDDGRLTDGQGRTVDFRNTMIIMTSNLGAEYLTQLKDGDDSDTVREQVMEVVRGHFRPEFLNRIDEIILFHRLKREEMGAIVDIQLNRLVALLSERKIVIDLDEEARHWLANKGYDPVYGARPLKRVIQKFVQDPLAEQILSGQVPDGSTVKVTSGSDRLQFRTRQTVSEAA from the coding sequence ATGAATATCGAGAAATATTCCGAGCGGGTGCGCGGCTTCATCCAGTCGGCGCAGACCTATGCGCTGGCGCAGGGTCACCAGCAATTCACACCCGAACATGTGCTGAAAGTCCTGCTCGACGACGACCAGGGCATGGCGGCGTCGCTGATCGAGCGCGCCGGCGGCGATGCCAAGGCTGCGCGCCTCGCCAATGATGCGGCGCTGGCCAAACTGCCGAAAATTTCCGGCGGCAACGGCAACATCTATCTGGCGCAACCGCTCGCCAAGGTGCTTTCAACCGCCGAAGAGGCGGCGAAGAAGGCGGGCGACAGCTTCGTCACCGTCGAGCGCCTGCTGCAGGCGCTGGCGATCGAATCTTCGGCCTCAACCTTTTCGACGCTGAAGAATTCAGGCGTGACGGCCCAGGGCCTGAACCAGGTGATCAACGACATCCGCAAGGGCCGGACGGCGGATTCGTCCAATGCCGAGCAGGGGTTCGATTCGCTGAAGAAATTCGCCCGCGATCTCACCGCCGAAGCCCGCGAAGGCAAGCTCGACCCGGTGATCGGTCGCGACGACGAAATCCGCCGCACCATCCAGGTACTTTCGCGCCGCACCAAGAACAATCCGGTGCTGATCGGCGAACCGGGCGTCGGCAAGACGGCAATCGTCGAGGGGCTGGCGCTGCGCATCGTCAATGGTGACGTGCCGGAATCGCTGAAGGACAAGAAGCTGATGGCGCTCGACATGGGCGCGCTGATTGCCGGTGCGAAATACCGCGGCGAATTCGAGGAGCGGCTGAAGGCCGTGCTCAACGAGGTCCAGGCTGAAAACGGTGAGATCATCCTGTTCATCGATGAGATGCACACACTGGTCGGCGCCGGCAAGGCCGACGGGGCGATGGACGCCTCCAATCTGTTGAAGCCCGCCCTTGCCCGCGGCGAGCTGCATTGCGTCGGCGCGACCACGCTCGACGAATACCGCAAACATGTGGAGAAGGATCCGGCGCTTGCCCGCCGATTCCAGCCCGTGGTCGTCGAGGAGCCGACGGTCGAAGACACGATCTCGATCCTGCGCGGCCTCAAGGAAAAATACGAGCAGCATCACAAGGTGCGCATTGCCGATGCAGCGCTGGTGGCGGCTGCGACGCTTTCCAACCGCTATATCACCGACCGTTTTCTGCCCGACAAGGCGATCGACCTGATGGACGAGGCGGCGGCGCGGCTGCGCATGCAGGTGGATTCCAAGCCGGAGGAACTCGACGAACTCGATCGCCGCATCATCCAGCTGAAGATCGAGCGCGAGGCACTGAAGAAGGAAACCGACGTCGCCTCGGCCGACCGGCTGAAGCGGCTGGAGACCGAATTGACCGGCCTCGAAGAGGAGGCCGATGCGCTGACGGCCCGCTGGCAGGCGGAAAAGCAGAAGCTCGGTCTGGCCGCCGATCTCAAGAAACAGCTCGACGATGCTCGCAACGAACTGGCGATCGCCCAGCGCAAGGGTGAATTCCAGCGCGCCGGCGAGCTGACCTATGGCGTCATCCCGGATCTGGAAAAGCAGCTGGTCGACGCCGAAAAGCAGGATGGCGAACGCGGCGCGATGGTGCAGGAGGTGGTTAGCCCCGACAACATCGCCCATGTCGTTTCCCGCTGGACCGGTATTCCGGTCGACAGGATGCTGGAAGGCGAGCGCGACAAGCTGCTGCGGATGGAAGACGAGCTGGCGAAATCGGTGATCGGCCAGGGTGATGCGGTTCAGGCCGTGTCGCGGGCGGTGCGGCGCGCCCGCGCCGGCCTGCAGGATCCGAACCGGCCGATCGGCTCATTCATCTTCCTCGGCCCGACCGGCGTCGGCAAGACGGAGCTCACCAAGGCGCTCGCCCGCTTCCTCTTCGACGACGAGACGGCGATGGTGCGCATGGACATGTCGGAATATATGGAGAAACACTCCGTTGCCCGGCTGATCGGCGCGCCTCCCGGCTATGTCGGTTATGACGAAGGCGGGGCGTTGACGGAAGCGGTGCGCCGCCGGCCCTATCAGGTCGTGCTGTTCGACGAGATCGAAAAGGCCCATCCCGACGTCTTCAACATCCTGCTGCAGGTGCTGGACGACGGACGCCTGACCGACGGTCAGGGCCGGACGGTCGATTTCCGCAACACGATGATCATCATGACCTCGAACCTCGGCGCCGAATATCTGACGCAGCTCAAGGACGGCGACGACAGCGATACGGTTCGCGAACAGGTGATGGAGGTCGTGCGCGGGCATTTCCGGCCGGAATTCCTGAACCGCATCGACGAGATCATCCTCTTCCATCGCCTGAAGCGTGAGGAGATGGGCGCGATCGTCGATATCCAGCTGAACCGCTTGGTGGCGCTGCTTTCCGAGCGCAAGATCGTCATCGATCTCGACGAGGAAGCCCGCCATTGGCTGGCGAACAAGGGTTACGATCCGGTCTACGGCGCAAGGCCGCTGAAGCGGGTGATCCAGAAATTCGTGCAGGATCCGCTCGCCGAGCAGATCCTGTCCGGCCAGGTGCCGGACGGATCGACGGTGAAGGTGACGAGCGGTTCGGACCGGCTGCAGTTCAGGACGCGGCAGACGGTGAGCGAAGCGGCATAG